Genomic window (Musa acuminata AAA Group cultivar baxijiao chromosome BXJ1-9, Cavendish_Baxijiao_AAA, whole genome shotgun sequence):
CTCTGTGAGCCTGCGAAGTACTCCTCGAGGAGTACGTGCAATTGACCTCAATCGTTCTCTTCGTACACCACCTTCTGATCCATATCACCGCGGCGATCAGGAGGAGAATGATCACCAGCGTCACGGAGGCAGAGATCGCGGCTACAGCCGCAGAGCTTGACGTGGAGCGGTGGTGGGCGGACCGCGCAACGCCGCACGGTGGGAGAGGATACCCGCAGAGTGCAAGGTTGGCGGCGAAGGACTGCGGCGGCCAGCGGGCGAATCGCTCATCCAGTTGCCCCTGCAGATCGTTGTGCGAGAGGTCGAGCTCCACCAAGCTGCTCATTTCACCTATTTGTCGCGGCACCTCTCCCGCCAGCGAATTGTGTGAGAGGTTGAGATCTTCGAGCTTAGCAAGCGACGCGAGGGACGATGGAATCTCACCACTGAGGTCGTTGAAGCTGAGGTCCAACGCACTCTGTAGCTCCTGCAGTTGTCCGAGCTCCATCAGGATCGGCCCCGAGAACAGATTGTGCGACAACCGGAGCTCATAAAGCTTGCTTAGCCTCCCTATGGAAGCAGGGATTCCTCCAGAAAGCTGGTTGCGAGCAAAGTCGAGTACATTCAGAGACGCAAGCTTGCCGACTTCGCTCGGGAGCGAACCATTCAATGAGTTATCATCGAGAGACAGCTTCAGTAGCTTGGAGCAATTGAAGAGCTCGATAGGAAGAGGCCCAAAGAATCTGTTCGAAGAGAGCTTGAGCTCCCCCAGCTGCGGCAAGCTTCCGACCCACGTCGGGATGACTCCAGTGAGCTGGTTATTGTTCAGAACAATGTGGGTGAGATTCTTGCATGACGCCAGTTCCTCCGGTATCACTCCGGTCAGCGAATTGCTCGACAGATCCAAAAGCGAGAGAGCGCCGATTTCTCCGAGCATCGGCGGGATCTCCCCAACCAGCCTGTTACTCCCGAGTCGAATCCTCTCGAGCGCCGGCGAGTTCCCCAGCTGCGCCGGAATCTCGAGGTTGAATGAGTTGTTGGTGAGATCGAACGACAGGAGCGAGCTCGATCCGCATAGCGGGAGGATGCTTCCGTTGAACCGGTTGTTGGACAGGTTCACTCTGGTGATATTCCGGCAATCGAACATCTCTTCCGGGATGCTTCCTTCGAGCGAATTGTTGTACAGCATGAGCTGCTGGAGCGATTGCAGGAGACCTAAGGTCGCAGGAATCCCGCCAGAGAGCCGGTTGTCGGCCAAGTCGAGAATCGTGAGCTGCCGGCACCTTCCTAATGACGCGGGGATCTCACCGGAGAGGTCGTTCTGCCTCAGGTGCACGAAACTCAGCTGCTCCAGCCGCCCGATCGACGCCGGAATGCTGCCGGAAAACTGGTTCCCGTAGAAGTCGATCATTTGCAAGCTCGAACAGTTCCCGATCGCCGGCGGGATCTCGCCGGACAGCTGGTTCTCGTAGAGATAAAGTATCTGAAGCTGCTGCAACTTGCCGATCTCCTCCGGCAGTCCGCCTCGCAACTCATTGTGGTAGAGAGCCAGCGTCTGAAGGTTGCTGAGGTTGCCGAATTCGCTAGGAATCGAACCCCAGAGGCTGTTGTTATTGAGCAAGAGATCAGTAAGATTGGCAAGCTCGCCGAGTTCGACGGGGATCGCGCCGGTGAAGCTGTTGTTCGCCAAATCCAATTGCGTCAAGGACCGGCATTGGACTATGCTGGCTGGAATTCGACCGGTGAAGTTGTTGCCAGACAGGAACAAGTGCTCTAATTTCGTCGCATTCAGGCAGAGGTTCTCCGGCAGGTGGCCAGAGAGCTTATTGTTGGACAAGACTAGATAATTGAGTTCATTGAGTTGTCCGAGCTCAGCCGGGAGCTCGCCTTCGAGCTGGTTCATCGACAAGTCCAGATTGCGAAGGCCGGATAGTTTGCCGAGAGAACTTGGAATGGTCCCTTCGAGCTGGTTGGACATCAGGTTGAGGTAGGTGAGTTGGCTCAGCTCGCCGAGTTGACTCGGTATTTCTCCCCCGAGCAAATTGTCGGCCAGGTTTAGGATCTGGAGATTATCCAAATTGCCGACCTCCGGAGGGATAGAGCCCTCTAGCTGGTTCTGTTGGAGGACCAGGTTGTGGAGCTGAGTCAGCCGGCCGAGTCGACTCGGAATGGGGCCGGAGAGGTTGCAGAGGGCCAGGGCGAGGGTGGTCAGGTTCCGAAGGTCGCCGAACGAGCCCGGAATCGGCCCGGACAGGCCTGGGTTATCGCCGAGCCGGACGACTCGGAGGCCGGAGAGCGAGCCGAGTGAAGGGGGCATCGTGCCCGAGAGGCGGTTGGAATAGAGGAAGAGTGTGGTCAGAGCGGAAAGCCTGGCGAGCTGGCTCGGGATGGTACCTGTGAGGCGATTGGTGGAGAGGTCGAGGGTGGCGAGTCGGCTCAGCCGGCCGATGGAAGGGGAGAGGGAGCCGGCCAAGGACGAGGAGGAGAGGTTGAGCGCCACCACCGCGGAGTCCAGGTTGCAGGTGACACCAGTCCAAGAGCAGTGGTCCGGGTTATCCGAGCTCCAGTCGTCGAGCACCTGCCGCAGGTCCTCCGTGAACGATTTCTTCACCTCCAGAAGAACTTCCATGTCCACCGAGTCCAAGTGCCGGCCAAGAGCCAAAGGGGGCACGAAAGAGATGACGACCACCAGGAGAACAACCAGCATCATCCTCTGGTACTTATCCATCTCTACACTTTAGTTACTGTCGTTATCTGAATAGAGCACTGATAGCAGCAGTAGtggtaagaagaagaagaagaagaggaggaagaagagtagaggaggatgtTGGCGAgactcatgcatgcatgcatgcatgggatCAGGAATGCTGAGTGCCTGACAGGGGTGTTTCGAGTTGTTATTGTCCTGTGGAGTTCTGCGTTGGGCTGCGTGTAGTTTGGGGAAATGGAGAGattaaagaggagagagagatgggTCTTGTGAGGCAACCTTAGCAAATGGCCTTTTGGGACTTTTCATCGGagatagacagagagagagagagagagacctgcgGCGATGGCAAGGGAACACAGAAGCTGGGGTTTGGGAGGAGACGAGGGGGTGGTGTCATCAAATCGGAGGGTAAGGTTGATGGAGCGTGTGGGGTTGGCTTCGTGGGTTGGGTTTGGAAAAGGAAGCAGTTGGGGCTCCATCAATAGGACATGTTGACACCGCATTCACTTGTTGTGTTAGTTTTGCGACCGAATCTGCCTCCCAAGAGATCCAACTCATCCTATGTGGCTGCCTCACGGACATGCTCTGTGCGGGGCCCCCCAAGAGAGGAGATATCTGAGAGAAGGGATAGGAAACGGACCGTCGTCGGTACACAACATCTATCATCTTCTGGTTCTAAAGAAAGACCTGCATGTTGAGGTTACATTTCCAAATGAAGAGATATATTTCAACACAAGCACATACCTGTGCCGGTAGTCACAGCAGCTTAATTCCTCCATACCAACATGCTCATGATTTCTACTCCATACAACCTGCACCAGTTTCACGCTTTCAATCTCaccaattattattattggtttaCCGAGTTTGCTATCCTGCCGCCCAACAGTTGACTCTCATCAAAGAAATGGAATGACATGTTAGATTCCAGAACTCATCCGTCCGATTAAACCcccttcctcctcatcctcctgccTTTACCACACTGCCTCCTTTGCATCATCATCCACCTTGCCTCCTGCAGCTAGAACTCTTAGGTCCTACGGACTATGGGCAGGTCCTGATGATGTTGTGGTGATGCAGCAGCATCTCAGAAACTTGTCGCCTTTACTCGATGTTTATGCAGCTGTTGTTGATTCTTTAACAACTCGGAAGAATGGCATTTAGGGTCACGGGGTTGATCAAACCACCCAGTCAGTGCCCTAGTCAATTCTTCTGCGTTATTCCTGTTCCTTTGCGTgtctgcttctctctctctctcttgcaaacTAATAGGGCATCGGAACATAATCACCAAACCCAGCTGTCTTTTAGTGCCCACTCTTTCTCCTCTAGTGGAGAAGCAGGAGAAATGCAGCAACGACTCAATTAGTGATTGCTGCAATATAATATGGCCATGATCTCTATTCATGCGTGTGATAGGACATGGAGGATTGGATAAGGAGCTCTTATGGTGGGGGAGTAGTCTTCTAAATTCTACATGACTTTGGTGGTCATTAAGCCTCCTACTATTTGGTAAACCACCCCTCTTTGGCTCCCCCCCCTAAGTTTCTTTTGTGCTTGCTTTCTCAATGATTTGAGCCCCTTTCGTGTTCAACGAGTTGCTCTTCCTAGTCTTGCTCTATCATGTAGAGAATTGTTGAGGATATGGCCTTTGGgcaaaatgccttccatgatatgATCATATgaacaagaaagagagagagagagagaggtcttaCCACCAGCTGCCATCGCTGGCAAAATCTGAACAGTGACACTTGGACTAACACCTTTTGTGCATGACACATGACATCCTAACTAGTTTCATCCCTGCTGATTTGGAACTTAAGAATACGGGCATCCTGCATCTACTACAGATTGTTTAGTCAATAATTGCTTAGATCGCTTGCATTTAGTAAAAGCAATGAACAGCTTAGACATCTTACATGACCAAAGGACAACGAGAAGGATGGCACTGAGGTCAACATGCTACCTCACCAGATTTGGCTCTTTCTCATCTCAACGCGGTCAGTGAGACATCACGTTGTAACGTCGTAAGGACGTAGAATATGCTTCTGCCTCCGGGAAGACATTCTATTGCAATGTCTCAACGATCTTATCTGTCGTTTGTCTGAGGGGGtgggaaaagaaaaaaacaagcagAAATATAGCCTTGAGGAATTAATATGTATGTATGATCGGGTAGAGCACCAAAGTTATTGTTTTCTCACTTCTAGTTACACATGGACCCAACAGTTTTAACTCCGACTGCGTCTTCAATGTCCGACGCAGCAGGACAAGCTTTAGTTCAGTGATGGCGAGGAACAAGACGAGAAACTCGGCGAGTCACATGTGAACTCGGCACACATTATTATTGGGCAGGAAGCAGGCTTTTGTGGTTTGATGTCACCGCTACCTTTGGCTCACGGTATGAGCCATGGCAAAGCATGGCCGACCTCCATTGCGAGTCACATGAGGCCATGAAAAGAGTCTGCACAATCTTGACTTCAAATGCTGGTGGTGGTTGGCTCCTTTGAGACGCGACAAAAACAACTGTGGGTGGCTCGTTCCTTCTTCATTCACTGAGTAGATAAATTGAAGGAGTTTCAGCTTTCTCGTCTCTTGTTTGGACACTTGGGCTCAGCAACTTGGTGCATTTCTTGTCTCTTGTTTTCATCCCTTGTGCACTTCTTGGTGCCTAGAATAAAGCATACATAATATTACTACAACaagaacaacaataacaataataataattcacaTTTTCCTTATACTTGCCATTATTCATCCACACCAAATACTTGCCATGATCACCATAGCGGTCTGCATACGATACACCAACGACCATAATGCTTACATGAACCTTTCAAACTTTACTTTGCTCAACCACATTATTCGGTTTACATGTTTCTTATTAGAGTTTTTAGCTGATAAAACCCACAAAGCAATTAAGCAAATAATGCAAGTATAATGTCCATTATATAGCAAGCTAAAAgaacacaacaaatccttcgcgtaaTGTGCAAGACCCATAGAATAACCTTCAAAccttccagagagagagagagagactatcaAGTTTCAACATATTCTCGTTTCAAACTATAAATCAATTTAACAAGATCAGTATAACAGTATATTCGATATGCATATGGTGGGTTACACTTCACTGCAATGAGCcgcaaacaaaaataaaaaatgggaAGAACTTAGAACAGAGCTAATACAACAGTTGCTTCTCATATGTCCACCCCTCCCttaccccccccctccccccatcCCAACCACCAACGAGAGCCAACAAGGAGCACAATAGAAAAATAATGTGATGGCTCTATGCCTTAATTTCCACGCGTAATTATGGAAGAAATACCTCCAATTTTCTTTTCCTATCCCCAAAAAAGCGTAAAAAAAGAATGGCTACAAACTAGCGGAGCATGTACATGTTGAGTACCTCAATATAACACTAGGAGATAGTAAAGACGGTTCAACAATTCCATCATTCTCAACATCAGAGAAGCTTGCTGGTCCGACGCTTCGCTGGACCTCCAGGGAAGAGCTTCATTATCCAACCCAACACTCTCTCAACCACCTAAAAGAAAGATGCTCTGTTAAGGGAACTTTGATGGCCAATTTATCAACAAAAGAAACGATTGTTTTATCAAAGatgacaacacacacacacaaaagaatTAAGTCGACTAGTTTGTAATATGAAATTGGATAAGCAATGGAGAACTTGAACAATTAAAGGAAGCAACATCGGTGATTAGCAGTACCTCATCaccctcatcagcatattccatcGTTTCATGTGTGCTATGCATATCAATTGGTTTTGCCAAGACATTCTCGTTAGCCATTCTTTGAGAGGTCAAGAGTTCTAACCTCTGTGTTTGCGCCTCAAGTTTCTGGGACAAATCTTTGTTCAAATCCTTCAGCAATCATGGCAAAAGGACAAAAAACACATTAATCATTGGAAAGGAAGAAAATGGTCAACTGTTGCATAACAGACTCTCCAAGTGATGAAATTCATCGATCCATAATGATTGCTACCAATCAATAGTGCAAACAAAATTAAGAAAATTTGCAGATACAAAACCCCAAAAGCATCCAGCAATTTTTTGTATTTCATCATCTGAACAAGCATTTGCATGTTGTCACTCGAATAAATCCATGCATTGTCCCCCTCCGAAAATGCATGAGCAAACCTTGTGATTTGGATCTGGGTTGGGTTGGATGCTCTTTCCTAAACCCATAATTCAACAAATAGTATATATAATAATCAACACTACAAGAAGCATCATGAGCCTAAGCATGATACGAGGTCAAGTTCATTTTATAATTCTTCAACTATGGACAGTTACAAGACTGCCACTCAATCCTTCAAGAAATTAATGAGATTCTTGCCAGATTTTGTTATATTTGGTTTGAAGTTCTACGTATTATAATTTATTAGGAGAGTCCAATAGCAGTGTTTACAAAACTATATGTTGACTAAGACTTGTTGGTACTAATTGCTTTGCAGTATTCATTGTCACACTGGAAATGTGTCATCAGACTATTTCAGTTAAGCACCTTTCTGAAAAACTAACTGCATTAGTCGTCACAAATCACCAAATCTTTTGTTTGTCATATGAAATCATCATTACCTTGAGTTTGGAACAATTTGATGACTCAATTCTCAATGCTTGTACCAGCTCTTCCTTCTCCACTGCTAACTGAAATTTATAAATCTCTCCATTTAGTATATCAAACGAGAGaagagttaaaaaaaaattacatagatTGGATTCTGCCCATGTGCAGTTATTTTATAAAAAGAAACATGTAGGAAGAATAGTTATAATGAAGTCCAACCTCAGATATCAAAGCCTTGATGTTCTCAATCATTCTGAGCTGGTCTTGTGGCAGATCAATGTGTGCATCTGGAAGATCCATTCTTCTATCATCAAGGAAAGAGGCTGTGACAGTAGACAGAGCTGCAGATGGTCCGACATCTTGCATTGCATTTATGCCACTGTTCATCATTGTTCCTTGAGCATTGTTCTCATTATCTTTGACATCTGGAGGACCAAACTACATATGTTTAAAAAAATCTTGAAGCAACTTGTATGACTAAAAGAAGAAGATATTTCCTAAAGGTCCACAATTAGGTCAAGTTTAACTACTAACAAATTTAAAGGATGATTCTTCAGTCATTTTGTCTACCCCGTTAAGAAATTTTTCAATCTTGATTCAACACCTCTGACAAACCATAAAGGACTATTTTCATTGTCATTTCTTCTACTTTACCATGAAGAAAATCTGCTTCCAGCATCTAACACATGCTAAGAAAAACCTCAAAACACAAGCATAAGATTTTGTGGATTAAGCCTATTTGAGGACAGCATAAAAAAAAATGTAGCACATTTATAGGTAGAGTAGTTCAAATTGTGTACCCAGAATATGAAAGCCAGCATCATATTCTAAGAAGTACAAACATAATCATAAATTACAGTATTTAATGCTTTGTTATCCTACTCACTACATTAGGAGTATCAGTAAAAAAAGGGCAATTTTCCTAGAAAATActcacattttgaaaatttcccTACCAGTATCCccattttgacttttttttttccaaacaatacccctaattcaaaaaatatcaaaACTATCCCTCCTCCACGAACCCTCCTTGCCCGCCACCCGCCCTCTCCTCCTCTCCCACTGCCCGTCTTTCACcctcctcctctccccttcttccccaccacccaccctctcctcctcctcccatccTCAAATTGGCAGCGGCAGTGGTGGCAGAAGCGGAGGCAACAGTGGAGGTGGAAGAGGGGCAGTTTGGATAGTTTTTGAATTATGAGGTATTATTTGAAAAAATCAAAATGGGGGTACTGTTTGGGAAATACCCAAAATGTGGATATTTTCTAGGGAAAtcgtccttaaaaaaaaaaatctcaactgGTGGATTTTACATTGATTATTCATTATGCCAAGAAACCATAATGTATTGCCAGCCAACCATATCTATTTCATGGAACAGTTTATATCATAAGAATCAACCTAACGAACAGCATAAAGTTCATACCTAAATCATCTGTGGATGTAGATGCATCTTGTTTAATAGAAGAAATTTCCGTTGTATGCTTAGT
Coding sequences:
- the LOC103997637 gene encoding LRR receptor-like serine/threonine-protein kinase GSO1; protein product: MDKYQRMMLVVLLVVVISFVPPLALGRHLDSVDMEVLLEVKKSFTEDLRQVLDDWSSDNPDHCSWTGVTCNLDSAVVALNLSSSSLAGSLSPSIGRLSRLATLDLSTNRLTGTIPSQLARLSALTTLFLYSNRLSGTMPPSLGSLSGLRVVRLGDNPGLSGPIPGSFGDLRNLTTLALALCNLSGPIPSRLGRLTQLHNLVLQQNQLEGSIPPEVGNLDNLQILNLADNLLGGEIPSQLGELSQLTYLNLMSNQLEGTIPSSLGKLSGLRNLDLSMNQLEGELPAELGQLNELNYLVLSNNKLSGHLPENLCLNATKLEHLFLSGNNFTGRIPASIVQCRSLTQLDLANNSFTGAIPVELGELANLTDLLLNNNSLWGSIPSEFGNLSNLQTLALYHNELRGGLPEEIGKLQQLQILYLYENQLSGEIPPAIGNCSSLQMIDFYGNQFSGSIPASIGRLEQLSFVHLRQNDLSGEIPASLGRCRQLTILDLADNRLSGGIPATLGLLQSLQQLMLYNNSLEGSIPEEMFDCRNITRVNLSNNRFNGSILPLCGSSSLLSFDLTNNSFNLEIPAQLGNSPALERIRLGSNRLVGEIPPMLGEIGALSLLDLSSNSLTGVIPEELASCKNLTHIVLNNNQLTGVIPTWVGSLPQLGELKLSSNRFFGPLPIELFNCSKLLKLSLDDNSLNGSLPSEVGKLASLNVLDFARNQLSGGIPASIGRLSKLYELRLSHNLFSGPILMELGQLQELQSALDLSFNDLSGEIPSSLASLAKLEDLNLSHNSLAGEVPRQIGEMSSLVELDLSHNDLQGQLDERFARWPPQSFAANLALCGYPLPPCGVARSAHHRSTSSSAAVAAISASVTLVIILLLIAAVIWIRRWCTKRTIEVNCTYSSRSTSQAHRELIMKASRRRELKWDAIMEATCNLSDEFVIGSGGSGTVYRAELPSGETVAVKKILHQHRESLLQDKSFVREVKILGRIRHRHFVKLLGFLSSNDGEHLLVYEYMENGSLWDWLHKPGVSQKRKRELNWEARLKIAIGLAKGVEYLHHDCVPRIVHRDIKSSNVLLDGDMEAHLGDFGLAKAVTDGTETGSCFAGSYGYMAPEYAYSLKATEKSDVYSMGIVLMELVSGLMPTDRTFGGDMDMVRWVQSRVASASSSSVAEREELLDPALRLLASHGESSMYDVLDVALQCTRTTPAERPSSRHVSDRLLRISLKIHRAGSGKKTAV